One segment of Castanea sativa cultivar Marrone di Chiusa Pesio chromosome 3, ASM4071231v1 DNA contains the following:
- the LOC142627341 gene encoding transcription factor PRE6-like: protein MSSRRSRSRQSGVSRNITDDQITDLVAKLQQLIPEIRNRSSDKVSASKVLQETCNYIRSLHREVDDLSDRLSNLLATTDSDSAQAAIIRSLLM, encoded by the exons ATGTCTAGCAGAAGATCCCGTTCGAGGCAGTCAGGTGTTTCTAGGAATATCACTGATGACCAGATCACCGATCTTGTTGCCAAGTTACAACAACTTATCCCTGAGATCCGCAATAGGAGCTCCGACAAG GTATCAGCATCCAAAGTATTGCAAGAGACTTGCAACTATATAAGAAGCTTACACAGGGAAGTGGATGACCTAAGCGACCGTTTGTCCAATCTTTTGGCTACAACAGACTCTGATAGCGCTCAAGCTGCAATAATAAGGAGTTTACTGATGTAA